A part of Aegilops tauschii subsp. strangulata cultivar AL8/78 chromosome 2, Aet v6.0, whole genome shotgun sequence genomic DNA contains:
- the LOC109754151 gene encoding putative F-box protein At2g02030, with translation MVVNDARKKKVPQRKRRTRRRQTKFSCEDLLDEIVWEILIRLPVESLVRFKSVSKAWRTIISDPVFVRAHLHHSKQKHHNPLSFLIIPQIYLEPDPSNIVSTNIRLYHCSLQQQQQQQDDRMSSSAIATLLYGKHFQAGEFGLVSQMAHCDGLVLLPIDTNTYIFNPAMRDVVELPKSHRNMLQHSACLPIGFGLDASTGRYKVVRSFYYSSDCHHIAMGMEVFIINDDQDGSWRETLTDPPALISCPQTAIHCKGCLFYFIDRKIHSCSTRVLLRFSLGDETFGFTPLLPNMYTQVEDEDIIIHELDGELCATIFSKVQRQVLIWMTRDIPDPQWKCHRIINFSEPCYPIASLSHGGFLLRRGNSLFRYYLEAHGIKEEDTLDIDDLRFIGPTEDTMGHAWENVCWFDILLYTESLVPITPKASLQAL, from the coding sequence ATGGTGGTTAATGACGCGAGAAAGAAGAAGGTGCCACAGAGGAAGCGAAGGACGAGGAGGCGGCAGACTAAATTTTCCTGCGAGGACTTGTTGGACGAGATAGTGTGGGAGATCTTAATCAGGCTTCCCGTGGAATCACTGGTGAGGTTCAAGTCGGTCAGCAAGGCTTGGCGCACCATCATCTCGGATCCTGTTTTTGTTCGTGCGCACCTCCATCACTCCAAACAGAAACATCACAACCCGTTATCCTTCCTTATCATCCCCCAGATTTATCTGGAACCGGATCCTTCCAACATTGTCTCCACCAACATCCGCCTCTACCACTGCTctttacaacaacaacaacaacaacaagatgACAGAATGAGCAGTAGTGCAATTGCAACACTCCTTTACGGGAAGCACTTCCAGGCAGGCGAGTTTGGGTTGGTGTCCCAAATGGCACACTGCGATGGCTTGGTGCTGCTACCCATCGACACCAACACCTACATCTTTAACCCTGCCATGAGAGATGTCGTCGAGCTGCCTAAGAGCCACCGCAACATGTTGCAACATTCAGCCTGCCTTCCAATTGGATTTGGCCTTGATGCTTCCACGGGCAGATACAAGGTTGTGCGCTCTTTCTACTATTCAAGTGATTGCCATCACATTGCGATGGGAATGGAAGTGTTCATCATTAATGATGACCAAGATGGATCTTGGAGGGAAACCTTGACTGATCCACCTGCCCTTATCTCGTGTCCTCAGACTGCCATACATTGCAAGGGGTGTCTGTTCTATTTCATTGATAGAAAAATCCACAGCTGCTCCACGCGGGTGCTACTCCGTTTCAGCCTTGGGGACGAAACATTTGGTTTTACTCCATTGCTTCCTAATATGTACACTCAAGTTGAAGATGAAGATATTATTATCCATGAGCTCGATGGGGAATTATGCGCTACCATCTTTTCGAAGGTCCAGAGGCAAGTCTTGATATGGATGACAAGAGATATCCCAGATCCACAATGGAAGTGTCATCGCATAATCAATTTCTCAGAGCCGTGCTATCCAATAGCCTCGCTAAGCCATGGTGGGTTTCTTTTAAGAAGAGGCAATAGTCTCTTCCGTTATTACTTGGAAGCTCACGGCATAAAAGAAGAAGACACATTGGATATCGATGACTTAAGGTTCATTGGACCTACCGAAGACACCATGGGGCATGCATGGGAAAACGTGTGTTGGTTCGACATACTTTTGTACACGGAAAGCCTTGTTCCAATTACTCCCAAGGCGAGCTTACAAGCCTTGTAA